Proteins encoded together in one Deltaproteobacteria bacterium window:
- a CDS encoding transposase has product MRGLTPTEPEHPYRPRAPALGLLHRVVRTHLAAFRELRPDLPFHVVQAFEDFLACGLLPNGFARLQCCQCRHDKLLPFSCKGRLCPSCNGRRMYETAAHLVDRVLPPAPYRQWVLSLPKRVRYLLVTRRELVAPVHAVFVRTLYAWFRKRARAQGVKNPLCGAVTCLQRFGDAINLNLHFHSFLPDGVFVREADTAPLVFHSLWPPTVEDLDVLVRKLWRKIGRKLKDLGAWEPELEDELDPERHALGRAISEQLVAFDPDDDPFERKGLSAFHLGYSLHAGVAVESHDRDGLERVLRYGLRPPFAEGRLEEGPAGELYYRLRKPLSDGRTHLLLDPLELLGRLANLVPPKGQNLVRYHGVFAPNSKHRHALALLAAKATAELPYRTPSPPGYPPLPLKAPPASIAKQGRETEAPIEVRPRRLGWAELLKRVFRADVTTCERCGGRVEVLAVITDPKVIRRILVHLHLATTPPVRGSVTLGARGPPGRALDEGPSIDDLLMDEQP; this is encoded by the coding sequence TTGCGTGGCCTCACCCCCACCGAGCCGGAGCACCCCTACCGTCCCCGCGCCCCGGCCCTCGGCCTCCTCCACCGCGTGGTGCGCACCCACCTCGCGGCCTTCCGGGAGCTGCGCCCCGACCTCCCCTTCCACGTCGTCCAGGCCTTCGAGGATTTCCTGGCTTGCGGCCTCCTCCCCAACGGCTTCGCCCGACTGCAGTGCTGCCAGTGCCGTCACGACAAGCTCCTGCCCTTCTCGTGCAAGGGAAGGCTCTGTCCGAGCTGCAACGGCCGCCGGATGTACGAGACCGCCGCCCACCTGGTCGACCGGGTCCTGCCGCCGGCCCCCTACCGTCAGTGGGTGCTCTCCCTGCCGAAGCGCGTGCGCTACCTCCTGGTCACCCGCAGGGAGCTGGTCGCACCGGTCCATGCGGTCTTCGTGCGGACGCTCTACGCCTGGTTCCGAAAGCGTGCTCGGGCCCAGGGCGTGAAGAACCCCCTCTGCGGCGCCGTCACCTGCCTCCAGCGCTTCGGCGACGCCATCAATCTCAATCTGCACTTCCACAGCTTCCTCCCGGACGGGGTCTTCGTCCGCGAGGCCGACACCGCGCCTCTCGTCTTCCACAGCCTCTGGCCGCCCACGGTCGAGGACCTCGATGTGCTGGTGCGGAAGCTCTGGCGGAAGATCGGCAGGAAGCTGAAGGACCTCGGCGCCTGGGAGCCCGAACTCGAGGACGAGCTCGATCCCGAACGCCACGCTCTGGGCCGCGCCATCTCCGAGCAGCTCGTCGCCTTCGATCCCGACGACGACCCCTTCGAGCGCAAGGGGCTCTCGGCATTTCACCTCGGCTACAGCCTCCACGCCGGGGTCGCGGTCGAGTCCCACGACCGGGATGGCCTCGAGCGCGTCCTGCGCTACGGGCTGCGCCCGCCCTTCGCGGAGGGCCGTCTGGAGGAGGGGCCGGCGGGAGAGCTCTACTATCGGCTGCGTAAGCCCCTGTCGGACGGCCGCACGCACCTCCTCCTCGATCCGCTGGAGCTGCTGGGCCGTCTGGCCAACCTCGTCCCCCCGAAGGGGCAGAATCTGGTGCGCTACCACGGGGTCTTCGCCCCCAACTCGAAGCACCGGCACGCCCTGGCTCTCCTGGCGGCGAAGGCCACGGCCGAGCTGCCCTACCGGACCCCGTCTCCTCCCGGGTACCCCCCGCTCCCCCTGAAGGCGCCACCGGCGAGTATCGCGAAGCAGGGCAGGGAGACCGAGGCTCCGATCGAGGTCCGCCCCCGGAGACTCGGCTGGGCCGAGCTCCTGAAGCGGGTCTTCCGGGCCGACGTGACGACCTGCGAGAGGTGCGGAGGCCGGGTCGAGGTCCTGGCCGTGATCACCGACCCCAAGGTGATCCGCCGCATCCTCGTGCACCTCCACCTGGCCACCACTCCACCGGTCCGGGGCAGCGTCACCCTTGGAGCGAGAGGCCCGCCCGGCCGCGCCCTCGACGAGGGCCCCTCCATCGACGACCTCCTGATGGACGAGCAGCCCTGA
- a CDS encoding pyruvate carboxylase: MATPFKKLLVANRGEIAIRIFRAATELDLSTVAIYAWEDRLSLHRYKADEAWQIGGQGAPLGAYLDQEAILALALERGVDAIHPGYGFLSENAAFARACDEAGIVFIGPPADAIAALGDKVTARNLAVEAGVPVIPGTEAPLASVEEARTFAAGVGYPVMLKAAHGGGGRGMRQVFAEAELAEAYGAAEREALGAFGRGELFLEKLVQRPRHIEVQILGDRQGNLIHLFERDCSVQRRHQKVVEVAPAVGLDPTVREALYASALNIAKASGMANAATVEFLVDGEDPTRYYFIEVNPRLQVEHTITEMITGVDIVQSQIRLAEGRSLEELGLGDASKIGYRGAAIQARVTTEDPRNGFAPDTGHISAYRSAAGTGIRLDVGIAGAGAAITPYYDSLLVKVSAFALSHAEAARKLRRSLEEFRIRGVQTNIPFVDNILSHPQFLAGTIDTGFVERTKALFEFPRRRNRAERVLRALADTIVNGPPASEGPLTPPAVRVTPTLPPELPIGKRETYKALLDAQGPEAVARRVKEASRLLVTDTTFRDAHQSLIATRMRTYDMERVAAQTDQRLGAGGLEGAFSVECWGGATFDVAFRFLKENPWERLRRLRKRMPGTLLQMLLRGSNAVGYANYPENVVRRFVELAAREGIDVFRIFDCFNQLEAMKVSIDEVRKAGKIAEVCVCFTSDPFDSSRPLYDLDYYKRKAEEVTAAGAHIIAIKDMAGLARPRAARAVVEAIASVTDLPIHFHTHDTAGNGVASMLAAAEAGVDVIDGAIASMSGLTSQPSLNAIVAALQGSDRCPQLDLDHLQELSDYWEAVRTTYAPFESGLMASTTDIYAHEIPGGQYSNLKPQAFAVGLAEQWGEVRERYREVNFALGDLIKVTPSSKVVGDFALWLVKQELTVKELLESEQSYDFPESLIGFFDGAIGIPEGGFPDGLRRRVLGEACGPAPTQMRAARMEPYDYAAARKELERLYGGPIDDALEVSYALYPKVVRDYLAYRTDNADTSRLDSDTFFYGLAEGREILVDIEPGKSLIIFRTAVSELRPDGMRQVHFNLNGQPRATLVEDRSAGLDQARRPKVDPTDERQVGAPMPGNVVSVAAKVGVPVAEGDPLMVLEAMKLETTLRAPRAGTITELLVRAGERVDVADHVVTIE, encoded by the coding sequence GCCCTTCAAGAAGCTGCTCGTCGCCAACCGGGGTGAGATCGCGATCCGGATCTTCCGGGCCGCCACCGAGCTGGATCTCTCCACCGTGGCCATCTACGCCTGGGAGGACCGCCTCTCCCTCCACCGCTACAAGGCCGACGAGGCCTGGCAGATCGGCGGGCAGGGCGCGCCGCTGGGAGCGTACCTCGATCAGGAGGCCATCCTCGCGCTGGCGCTGGAGCGGGGCGTCGATGCGATCCACCCGGGCTACGGCTTCCTCTCGGAGAACGCCGCCTTCGCCCGCGCCTGCGACGAGGCCGGGATCGTCTTCATCGGCCCCCCCGCCGACGCCATCGCCGCCCTGGGCGACAAGGTCACCGCCCGCAACCTGGCCGTGGAGGCCGGGGTGCCGGTGATCCCCGGGACCGAGGCGCCCCTGGCGAGCGTGGAGGAGGCGCGGACCTTCGCCGCCGGGGTGGGCTACCCGGTGATGCTCAAGGCCGCTCACGGCGGCGGCGGCCGGGGGATGCGGCAGGTCTTCGCCGAGGCCGAGCTGGCGGAGGCCTACGGCGCGGCCGAGCGCGAGGCCCTCGGGGCCTTCGGCCGGGGCGAGCTCTTCCTCGAGAAGCTGGTGCAGCGCCCCCGGCACATCGAGGTGCAGATCCTCGGCGACCGGCAGGGCAACCTGATCCACCTCTTCGAGCGCGACTGCTCGGTGCAGCGCCGCCACCAGAAGGTGGTGGAGGTCGCCCCGGCGGTGGGGCTCGATCCGACCGTGCGGGAGGCGCTCTACGCCTCGGCCCTGAACATCGCGAAGGCCTCCGGCATGGCCAACGCGGCCACCGTCGAGTTCCTCGTCGATGGCGAGGACCCCACGCGCTACTACTTCATCGAGGTGAACCCCCGGCTCCAGGTCGAGCACACCATCACCGAGATGATCACCGGGGTCGACATCGTCCAGTCCCAGATCCGGCTGGCCGAGGGGCGCAGCCTCGAGGAGCTGGGCCTGGGTGACGCCTCGAAGATCGGCTACCGGGGCGCGGCCATCCAGGCCCGGGTCACCACCGAGGATCCCCGCAACGGCTTCGCGCCGGACACCGGCCACATCAGCGCCTACCGCTCGGCCGCGGGCACCGGCATCCGCCTCGACGTGGGCATCGCCGGCGCCGGGGCGGCCATCACCCCCTACTACGACTCCCTCCTGGTGAAGGTCTCGGCCTTCGCCCTCTCCCACGCCGAGGCCGCCCGCAAGCTGCGCCGCTCCCTGGAGGAGTTCCGGATCCGGGGCGTGCAGACCAACATCCCCTTCGTCGACAACATCCTCTCTCACCCGCAGTTCCTCGCCGGGACGATCGACACCGGCTTCGTCGAGCGGACGAAGGCGCTCTTCGAGTTCCCGCGCCGGCGCAACCGGGCCGAGCGGGTGCTGCGGGCCCTCGCCGACACCATCGTCAACGGGCCGCCCGCCTCCGAGGGCCCGCTGACGCCGCCGGCGGTGCGGGTCACGCCGACCCTGCCGCCCGAGCTCCCGATCGGGAAGCGCGAGACCTACAAGGCGCTCCTCGACGCCCAGGGCCCGGAGGCGGTGGCCCGGCGGGTGAAGGAGGCCTCGCGCCTGCTCGTCACCGACACCACCTTCCGGGACGCGCACCAGTCGCTCATCGCGACCCGGATGCGCACCTACGACATGGAGCGGGTCGCCGCCCAGACCGACCAGCGCCTCGGGGCGGGCGGCCTCGAGGGCGCCTTCAGCGTGGAGTGCTGGGGCGGCGCGACCTTCGACGTGGCCTTCCGCTTCCTGAAGGAGAACCCCTGGGAGCGCCTGCGCCGCCTGCGCAAGAGGATGCCCGGCACCCTCCTGCAGATGCTCCTGCGGGGCAGCAACGCCGTGGGCTACGCCAACTACCCCGAGAACGTGGTCCGGCGCTTCGTCGAGCTGGCCGCGCGCGAGGGGATCGACGTCTTCCGGATCTTCGACTGCTTCAACCAGCTCGAGGCGATGAAGGTCTCCATCGACGAGGTGCGCAAGGCCGGCAAGATCGCCGAGGTCTGCGTCTGCTTCACCTCGGATCCCTTCGACTCCAGCCGGCCCCTCTACGACCTCGACTACTACAAGCGCAAGGCGGAGGAGGTGACGGCCGCCGGCGCCCACATCATCGCCATCAAGGACATGGCCGGCCTGGCCCGCCCCCGGGCGGCGCGGGCGGTGGTCGAGGCCATCGCGTCGGTGACCGACCTGCCGATCCACTTCCACACCCACGACACCGCGGGCAACGGCGTCGCCTCCATGCTCGCCGCCGCCGAGGCCGGGGTGGACGTCATCGACGGCGCCATCGCCTCGATGAGCGGCCTGACCTCCCAGCCCAGCCTCAACGCCATCGTCGCCGCGCTGCAGGGGAGCGACCGCTGCCCTCAGCTCGATCTCGATCATCTGCAGGAGCTCTCGGACTACTGGGAGGCGGTGCGGACCACCTACGCTCCCTTCGAGTCCGGGCTGATGGCCTCCACCACCGACATCTACGCCCACGAGATCCCCGGCGGGCAGTACTCGAACCTCAAGCCCCAGGCCTTCGCCGTGGGCCTGGCCGAGCAGTGGGGGGAGGTGCGCGAGCGCTACCGCGAGGTGAACTTCGCCCTGGGCGACCTCATCAAGGTGACGCCCTCCTCCAAGGTGGTCGGTGACTTCGCCCTCTGGCTGGTGAAGCAGGAGCTGACCGTGAAGGAGCTCCTCGAGAGCGAGCAGAGCTACGACTTCCCCGAGTCGCTCATCGGCTTCTTCGACGGCGCCATCGGCATCCCCGAGGGAGGCTTCCCCGACGGCCTGCGGCGGCGGGTCCTCGGCGAGGCCTGCGGTCCGGCCCCCACCCAGATGCGGGCGGCCCGGATGGAGCCCTACGACTACGCGGCGGCCCGCAAGGAGCTCGAGCGCCTCTACGGGGGTCCGATCGACGACGCCCTGGAGGTCTCCTACGCCCTCTACCCCAAGGTGGTGAGGGACTACCTCGCCTACCGGACCGACAACGCCGACACCAGCCGGCTGGACTCGGACACCTTCTTCTACGGGCTGGCCGAGGGGCGCGAGATCCTGGTCGACATCGAGCCGGGCAAGTCGCTGATCATCTTCCGCACCGCGGTCTCCGAGCTGCGGCCCGACGGGATGCGGCAGGTGCACTTCAACCTCAACGGCCAGCCCCGGGCGACCCTGGTCGAGGACCGCAGCGCCGGCCTTGATCAGGCCCGCCGCCCCAAGGTCGATCCCACCGACGAGCGGCAGGTCGGGGCGCCCATGCCCGGCAACGTCGTCTCGGTGGCGGCGAAGGTCGGGGTCCCGGTGGCCGAGGGCGACCCCCTCATGGTCCTGGAGGCGATGAAGCTCGAGACCACCCTGCGGGCCCCCCGGGCCGGTACGATCACCGAGCTGCTCGTGCGGGCCGGCGAGCGGGTCGACGTGGCCGACCACGTCGTGACCATCGAGTAG